The DNA window CGAATTGCAATATTTTGTacgttataatttttaaaacgcttaatgttatatatatatagttaaaaaaataagaaaacatTCTCTAATATTTCCTTAATTTACTGATATAACGAATTATGTTTTAgtttatttatcattaaaaaaaaagaaaaagtataaaaaggATTAAATAATCCATACAAATTGTGCCTCATAATAGTATTCCCtttaaacattattttattttctatgaaaaattaaataaatatggtaaatatatttcccaaatttaatatttaactaTATTTGAATTATGATAATTGCCTTTTAGtcatattcaaaaaaatatttttattacgctcaatagataaaaatattatattctaactttttaatgtaattaacaatttaaattttttattaaaaatgatccATTTGATTAGTTTATTTTATGCATACTCGCattgataaaaaaacatattatacaCTATGTTAACTGTaataatgaaacaaaaaaaacaatatcaACATACAATTCATTGTGGTTATTAATAAAAGTGAATAATTTGTactatagttatatatatagggtatctaaaaattaatgacattaaaaataaaataaatatattccaagtaaaattttttatcatattagaaataatttatttgtttatgtttcatttattctttttattaaatattcttttttttatgtacatattaataatttttgtaatatgcGTTTAGTTAATTATAGTAATACgcgtataatattatatcgTATTGCATATAATACGGTAAAATGCAATCTATTAATGAAATGATATTatgcttatttatataaaaattttttctaaaaaaggaaatttcGTAATTTTAGAGACATACCATATTAAGATACATACAAATACTTAAAAGTACAAATGTgctttaaaatgaatatatgacaggatattacaatttttaattttttatattaaaaattatattttcgattaaagaaaatgggataataataattgtatatgtacatatgtatgtatatgcatatttgtatatagaATAATGTTTCGCTATAATTACAGTccgttttttttattatttactattATATCGCATCAACGTTAAagttattttgtttttatttaataatattaatataacaaaaacaatacacttttaatttattttatgaattaaattagtgttatatttctttacgaaatatgtaaatagaagtaattactaataaaaaaaggaaaattctctaaatatacaaattgtaaatataacattatttatgtataattatttatatatatacagtttTAATTGTATCATCTAATTAATACCTGATAATGATGAAAAGTTATGGAAATGGTAAGAGAAGTTTATCGatactttcattttttatagaaataataatatatatatactcatttattataatactaTTTCTAACATAGATCAacatgatatattttattctttataagTACTTAAGTATTtgtaaaattctttttataaatttaattttcagGATAAAATTTTAGAAGAGTCATATCCATacagtatatataaagaattgaATGATGAAGTTAAAAATGCAAATGATGGCAAATATTGTAGTGAAtttgaaaatgtaaaacaaGATTACAAAGATGAATCTGTTAAACTTTGTAAAAAAGTATCAAAAATTTTagattttgtatttaaaaagagTACACAAAATGAGTTTAAAGACTATTGTACACATTATAAATACTGGGTATATCAAGAAGTAAGAAATTTGTTTAATGAGAATACATCAGTTAGTGATATCGAAGATGTTAttaagaaattttataaattacaacTTGATCTTTTTAATGATCACAACAGAAATGATTGTTCTTATAGATTTGATTATAAGACCCTTGAAGGATtgaattataatatagaaGAGAAGTCTTTGTATGATTACTTTAGAAACTTTAACACAATTAAAAGTATTGAAACTTGTAGCAAATGTACCAATGGCGAATATAAAGAATACCTTAAATCTACCGGTgacacatataataatttaaaggaATATTGTTGTTTATCAGAGGATTGGGACTGTtcacattattttttcagttGTAAGGATGAGTTTGATCCGAGTAAATTATTATCCTCTTTAGGATCTGAAGAAATAGGAAATTGTGATGGACTAAAAACAATTACAGCTGTATTCAATGATAAAATATCAGATTCTGAGGCGTTCAGTTCAGATTTTTTGAAATCACTTAATTATGGTGCATGTTATAGACCCAACAATGGTAAATTCACATCAGGTGATAGAGCACATccattttgtaatttatacaCAGCACCCGTACAATTATCTAGTAGTGTAACTATAGTTAGAATTAATGAACCCCAAGGAAATGGTGATAGATCCCCTCCAGGTAATTCGAATTCAATGAAGGGGGAAGATCAAGAACAAGTAAAACAAGCGAAAAGAGTTCCACCAAAAGAAGTTACAGATGAAACAAACGAAAATGAAGGGGGTTCAGGTAGATACGGggaactaaaaaaaaaggcatcTCCTATGAAAGACGCATCTGATAATTTTAGATGGAAAATTGCTGCAACTGGACAATTAAAATGTTcgagtaaaaataaaaaagaagctGAATTAGCAATGTGCGATTTTATGGAAGAACTGATTGAAGGTGGTTATgctaaaaaaatagaagataCAGAAAAGTATACTTTGGATATTAAAAATGGATGGACCACTGAAGAATTAAAAGTATTTCGTGAAAGAATAAGGAAAAGATCAGCTTATgaatcaaatatattaaacaacATTTTTTTCCGTATTTCTACTGGAGTTACTCTAGTAATgggaattatttttatattttaccttttttttaaagtaaatacaaaattatttttcgctatatatatacattatttgttaccatttataacatatttttcttaatatattgtaattgtgaaatgaacatattatacatgttttttactttcatataaatattagttTACTCCCTTCGGATCACGTTTACATAGACGTagaaaaaggaaacaaaGGTATAGGTTTGATTTTACCGATTTAAGTACACGTAATCGACCAAGGCGCTTCTTAAAACGTACTTATAGGCATTCTGACAGGAGGAGATTTAACGTAGTAAATATAGAAGATGAGCTTCATTCATCAAATGATTTACGGAATATCAACTGATATGTATCAAAGATATTAAGAAAACCTCAAAATTGgattaaataaacatttcTATTAAGTAGAAATGATAAAGATCAAGCAATAATAAGAGgagcataaataaaatatagatacttttatttttaactttttatatgtttttttttatttgtccttttataataatttattttttctaactTTTTGTcaaatactttttttgtatttatttaattatttttttaatgaatttaatTTGAACTTGCAatcatatttgttttatatatggaaaaaagaacTAATACTTTCCTACCTAATAATAGTTTAAGATTCTAATGTTCCACAATTCAAAAGCGTATATTGGCaaagcatttttattttgtttaattatacTTATGAAATTGTACCCTGACTTCTTATTATGTGTTCTTAAATCATAACACATTTGAGatatattatagttatatttaaagtaaaaataaaattcattttatttaatttatttggaACTAGTAATTTAGTCCTTAAATTAGCACAATGTAtcattagtaaaaaaaattgatgtAACTCGTGAAATAAAaacttacatttttttttttttttttttttacataaaaatatacttatcaaattatgattaaatattatataataatcaaTACTCAAACTATTTGGTTTTtcaataaaaagtatatattcatatttgaCCAAATCTTTTGGATAAAATAACATTGTACCTGAAGAACacagtttttatatatataacgtaaatattatatacatagagcagaagaaatattaaacgTGTTGCTGGATTTTTTTAttggtaatatatattaagtgtTAGAGTTGTACATAATAAGTGTATAAGAATAAACTACAAAAAGTTCATCATTAAAGATattaatacaattatttgtattaaataaaacgaaaaaaaaatcaaatatgataaattaatatttaatacaagattcccaaaaaaatatgtaatattttcttccttgatatatacatacgtacaatTTTAATAGCAATTCCAttagaaattattataataaaaacagtTTTATCATCTAAACTATGAATATTTAGAGAAAGGAATTTTAACTCATATTGGCACagaaaataaacatatataaaataataagcaAAAACGAAAGATtaaatgaggaaaaaaaaaatattattaagccttttatattttgacaATTCAAAAagtgtataataataacatattataaatatatacattgcttatatatttttcctaaCTTAGAAAATTGTTTCCCATggataaattataaaaccaTAAATGTATGTTAATTTAGCATCCTCCAATATACaactataaaaatttgtaGAACAATACATCCTTTGCATATGTTTACAAGCATATCAGTAATTGTAATAttccattaatatatatatttaattttgtggAAGAATTTCAGTATAATTAAGGTATGGTAGAGCAATTACATTGTGTACATAGAACATATAGAACGGAAAaagttttaataatttcaaatGCAATCTTGTATAAGGaaagtaaaataagaattactttttataacttttcttatttttttcttaaaaaatttatttcgaTTAGTATCGGTGTAGctaaaatagaaataaatgatacatgcaaatatatacaacataAATATGCGTTAATAATTTAggatttattaattattactgaaaataggaaaaacgaaaaatcgtgtttaaatgtattttcatataataatttacttCTATAGATTactctatttttatattacttataatcggaaatatatttttagcgcgttaaaaaattaaaataaaatttgatttcctttttttgcaACTTTTTATAACAATTGGGCTCAACCATTTTggtaacattatttttatggaaACATTTCATAGTGTACTTTTcaatcaaataaataaatgtatatatatatatatatatatacatatatatgtgtgtatatccCTTTATCCATTTTGAACTCTGCTTCCATCCTATAATACTACGGAGAAAGAAACATGACAATCTTGAAAGATGTAAAGAGCATTCTCGGTCGTGAATTTTAGAGCTCACGTATATCAATCCGAAACATAGGCGATTACATATATCCTGTAATTCCTGATTACCAgtttaaacataaaataacatttaacTGAAAATTAGTTATAATATAAGCAAACGTGCAAATTGTGTTATATCTGTACTTGAGATTAACGAAGAAAAACAGGAAAAGTGACACATAGAGGgcacaaaaaagaaaaaaatatatatggcataattaataattaagaaattattaaaatgtataatttatatagctttaaatatatcgactatattgtaaaagaaacagtaattaaaaataagaaattcttataaaatttcatgcaataacatttataaatatatatattaagtcaAGTGTCAGTCTTTGaaggataaaaaatgttgaaatatatatataatagtaagCATTTGAGATATTCTGCACAACGAAGGAATAAGAGGAATATATCTATAAGGTAGCACCACCTAAAAAGATAGAAAGTCTTAAATTAATTAGAATTGAagaagttttaaaaaaatattacaaagaaagaaagataataatatgtgCAAAAAGAACTTGTACAAAAGCTTAATAAACTATTTAAGAGGAacagaaaagtaaaaatatgtaatacaATAATGCTGTAAAGTAAATATCAGTTTCATATGATTGTATTTGGACACgtttgtaaatttatttacctCGTAAGAAGCTATTTTTAttgtgtattattttttgtattctaCAGTgcagattttttttttaagaataaacgtaaaaactaaaatttattactttaatttatttgtgtatttttttttttttttatttacatacataaattaaaattttataaaaatatacatgtacattatattttatctttttttgcttttcaAAAACaagattatttataaatagcatcctcataataatgataatgcattattattaattgtcttacttttgtaatttattcttCATACAAGAAGctttaagtaatatattcgttcttttaatatttaatacagTACAATCAATGTAaggaattattaatatatgaattattctAAATGGTTCCAATAACTATGTTATCGatcaatattttaaatgcatatatagtGTATAGCcagtattaaataaatgaattaactaaaaaataattatttagtggccatattattctattgtataattaaaaaaatatatatttttgttacatACACACGTATTTccattttcaaatataaataatcttatgtgaactaaatatttattaaaaaagtgtATATTTAGTTATATTGTTTATTATAGAAGAGTATTTAGCAacttattcaaaaaaatgaaaaattattagattatattaagaacaaaataattttaatatatgattataaaactgaaagttatatatgttattcactttcaataaaaaaaaaaaaaaaaacaatataatgccatataattagaataatatacaattccattaataatacaattaaatgtagaacttcataattattttttttcagtatCATTTGAGAATATTCATATCGAAAGATTAGAATGTTGTTATTATACTCTTTCAGCCTTTTAagttttaagttttttttgtCTAAGTAACCTTCACactattgatatatattattgtacaATCCAAAACAACGCATATaatgcattattttataattattttaaggaATAAGCTgaaaggaaaatttttaaatgaatttataGCTAATCAtgaatttttacattatttccaaaaaataattctaattttatatgccttttttgcaaattttcttaatttagttaaataatattaattataggTATATccaaaataatagaaaaagtaTAGGAAGTTaagaaatgtatatataattatataaaatatatgttagtGACTGCCTAGAAAATGcattatcttttatatactattatgcattaacaaaataaaatttatttttaaaaagaattccGTAATTgacgtatatttttaaaagtaccataataattaatgttgtatttttgtgaaatgtttttacattattataatttgtatacaaattttaatataatttattctcaTGTaatgacatatatataaaattacaaattccataatttatttgttttttttaaaaagatagATCTACATATATTTGGAGAACtattaatacattaaaaaaaaaaattgacaaaataaataggttatatgttatgttacaaaataaattacaaaagaCTAAAGgattcatttaataattataaatgtgAATTAATTCACATTTTCAAGAATGCTtagaaatacatatatttattgaaattttttttatattcctatatatttaataaaaacacttattgatttatttgtttaattatgtCAAGAATACAAATAGAAATTCTTTTTActcataaatttattttaacatatatgtttaaatcgatttttataaaatagaattaaatcaatattatgtatgtataataataaaatgataaatataagaattcTCTTATTCATATGAACAGCATATTAATGgtcaaaattaatatatctccacaaaaaatttctactaaaaattaaataatgtatatgaatAACTAATacttcataaaaataaactgaATCCCGtgaaatgatatatttaatttttccaagttaaaatgtatataacataaatgattaatattattaaatatatgtgtatattaatattttttgaattctGCTAGATATAATATCATAGAAAATATTCATTGATATTGAATATGTATTCTATAGTAATTGTTTATGCTACTTCTAATCAATAATgttattaatgttattttattatagggtatataactttttttgtttcagtgtattttttgaaaatataagatAGTATAGTGCACATTTTTTCAgataaaatttcattttccaACTGTTTCATTAATTAATCATTTTACGTTAATGTGTACTGTAAAGGTACGATACATTttcaattatattattactactaataGAATAACAAATATACGTCACCTGaaacatgcatatattaattaaacaataaaattagaaaaatttctattttcgcgaaatgattttttacagtaacactttttttattacatcaTAGCACTTTattaatgttaatattttttaattaatgtaCTACGttcaataattatttaatctatccatatattttacaagtttatatacatttaactAATATAAGcttaacagaaaaaaaacaaaaaaaataaataaagttaaatttatttattcgcCTATTATAAAACGTATAATTCGTTAAATATccaaacaaaaatataaaacaaactttaataaaataacaaattttatttataaaatatttatacctTTTCTTATACATAAGTTATTATAAGGAAACTcatgaaaaaataagtaaaaaggaaataaaattaatattcgATGTTACTTTAAATAGTGGAATCTACTATCAACCATAAATtgtaatgtataataatacttaaatgtaataatactTATAATTCAGTAATAGCatatattgtaataaaattattaaaataaaaaaaaaatgttgttTATCTTTCATCTACTATTTAgaatatcataaatattcTGTACCTATTTgtgaattacaaaaaaaatattattattgattaaacagattattttataataacaaaaagataaaaaaggaaaaaaaataaaaattaattataatatgtattatctGAAATTACATGTGtgatataattctttaaGTTTCtttggattttttttttaaattttatctcttctataatgaagaaaatttatatataaagtaaaaaaaaatgtattgtGATAAGATTGATTCAATCAATAAttcatttgttatttatgttcaagcaaaaaaaaattttaaaacaaaacatataaataacaatataagtACATTCATTCACATGGTTTTTTCAAACGAAAAGAAAGACACACATATTCTTCATTAAAAAGACTaatcatacattttttaataatttcataaaatagtaatttaagactaaaataaataaataaaagtcaatactgtttttttttttttttttttttcgcagtgatatatataaattgccatatataacaacaaagttataaaaaccatgtttttatttatttttatcaagttacatatattttcaaaaagatCATGTTATatacagaaatatatatataaatgacaATATTGTTGCATAATAGTAAAACatgtttaatataaaataatagtaaatttcaattttcacaatattattttcacatTTATACTATCTGCATAACActatatgtacaaaaattaatttattcatttaagtattaattttttgtgaaAAGTAATATTGTGTTtacatgtttttatttataatttacatgGGGGAACTTCTGCATTGCTTTTATGTAAAGAATAACtgtttaacattttttattcttatagtTTAacgtataaattatatgttttactATTTCAAAAAGGTTATCATAAACCAAGTTCTATGTATTACCTTCTCATTAGTACTGCAAAAGGCTACTAATTATATAACAGTCATCTAAATAGATGTAATATGCAAAATCGCAATAATTTTCTTATGATGTAACAAACGATTAAAAATGCATATGGTATTCACAAATGCCATATGACTTAATACAAAAGTGGACTGCTTTTAAAATGTGTTAATTATCTAAATAAATCTCCTAAATCTTAATGAATACCAGTTACTAAAATTTCCGTACTCAGATGATCACTAATACCAGAAGAAACACATTCACATATTAGttgatatttatttaactcTTTATCTCCTATAgtcaaataaatattattattatcatgtttttataatttttactttattctaacaacataaattaaactaattaaaaatgttagtTCCTTATATATCTCTCTACTTTAATGTGATACAAAACTACTGCTGCAGTAGTTTTGTCTTAATGAGTATGTAATTTCGTGAAAACTAGTTTACATCATCTGGacttttttacaatattcaaaaaaaacaaatataaaaactttgaaatataaagttaaataaaataataacacaCCAGAAAAAGTTCCTTAAAATAATACCACATATTTCCGTGAATGTAGACGCTGTAGAACACATTAGAATGCAACAAATTccaatttataaattttcattaatacatattatttttcgtaTAAAATTGTGCCTTGAATAGCTTATTTGAagattattttgaaaaaatagtaatagaaatattcaaaataagtTTTTTCATTGATAAAATTACAGATGTATTATTACGTAAATAAAACTAATTCAAAAAGAACTGTAGAAaattgatataaatatattctataaaacATGTTTAAGCAGATAAGAAAACataatatgaaattaaaGGATAAtgaatttatgaaaatttattattcataaaaaaagaggaaatatactaataattttatattaattatgtaACCAACATCAATATTATTACGCAATTTTAACATAGTTAGGATacgtattatttataataaaaagtatatctatatcatatgcatatatgacACAATtcactaaatatatatgcataattttattatcagTTATAgtggaaaaatgaaatttccATTACGTCTactaaaatgtaataattataaatgtatcatatatattaatatataattaatatttatttagttatttttatatgaggAAAACTAAATACTCAGACATGTAATATTTTCCATATCTAAAATATCGagatatatgaattatacctacataatttcatatcaactatattttatataaacgaATAATATGTAATCAATTacgttatattatattgattGAAACTTAACACTAATATCAAGTTTTCTATATTAAGTTaatgtgtataaatataatttaatatattatgagcTAAATGACTTATAAAGACGAGTaccttatataatatattttcattctaTCTTTATGAgtagtaataacaaaataatataaaaattaaaacatacatattatcaaaataaattttcttatattttttttagatatattttaatttaaagtTGTTTCCACTCTCATAATATATGGATAATCTGAAATATAGTATGAAATAATGTGaactataaattaaaatatgtaggtaattttttttaaaaatatataccacAATTCTTATATTGCGTatctgtatatattaaatatgaaaaagttataatatatgatttatcTTAACTAAATTATGTTAAATACGGTTccttgtacatatatttggtTAATCATCGGgcaaattcatatatatattccaattttattattatatttaatatgaaaaaaattacttgtgaaatatatattctaaagttaaataatatttttaaataaaaaaaattatatattcatacaggataaaagaatatttaataattcataagaatattaatgaatttttttttactctaAATAATACGTGATTAATAAACTTCAGAATCGTAcagtatatttaattatatattaaaacagaatattgaaaaatacataaactaaaaaaaattattttcctatatttataaaacagtaaaaaaaatagaatagaaaataaatattcttataaatattttgtaaaacaaatatttctccatatatttaatatgcttttatatatttgagaAAATAATAGTTTCTTTTATATTGCCATATATAAACTCACTTTCATAAGTTCTTTATTCATTATGTTTATCatatatgtaacatataaaaatactgcagtttaaatatttactatctttagaaataatatatttttatgtatattttctgtatattgatataaatcaaaaaatattttaaaacaaattgtacggaatgtaataaattaatataaaaagaaaaaatacaacaATCAATTtggtatattttaataaaaattttgaaataaatgaaacaaattattttttatatattacattgaTTAAATCTTACTGTGGTAACTTAACTATTTATGTGAAGTAAAAGTGTACAAAATTTTCtccttaaaatatttatatatcttaataTACTGTTTCCTATCTCTTATGTATTTGTTTCAAATGATGAATTAAATtagcaataatatatttaaaatatagtagGATGACCCTGAGTACTGCATATGCTTTTAAATGGTtctataatttcat is part of the Plasmodium malariae genome assembly, contig: PmUG01_00_46, whole genome shotgun sequence genome and encodes:
- the PmUG01_00075100 gene encoding PIR protein; translated protein: MEMDKILEESYPYSIYKELNDEVKNANDGKYCSEFENVKQDYKDESVKLCKKVSKILDFVFKKSTQNEFKDYCTHYKYWVYQEVRNLFNENTSVSDIEDVIKKFYKLQLDLFNDHNRNDCSYRFDYKTLEGLNYNIEEKSLYDYFRNFNTIKSIETCSKCTNGEYKEYLKSTGDTYNNLKEYCCLSEDWDCSHYFFSCKDEFDPSKLLSSLGSEEIGNCDGLKTITAVFNDKISDSEAFSSDFLKSLNYGACYRPNNGKFTSGDRAHPFCNLYTAPVQLSSSVTIVRINEPQGNGDRSPPGNSNSMKGEDQEQVKQAKRVPPKEVTDETNENEGGSGRYGELKKKASPMKDASDNFRWKIAATGQLKCSSKNKKEAELAMCDFMEELIEGGYAKKIEDTEKYTLDIKNGWTTEELKVFRERIRKRSAYESNILNNIFFRISTGVTLVMGIIFIFYLFFKFTPFGSRLHRRRKRKQRYRFDFTDLSTRNRPRRFLKRTYRHSDRRRFNVVNIEDELHSSNDLRNIN